From the genome of Paraburkholderia largidicola:
CCATGCGACGGCCGTTTCGACGGTATCCGCCGGACGCCACACTTCCATGTGCGGAATCAGACGCAGGCTCGAGACGTGTTCGATCGACTGGTGAGTCGGACCGTCTTCGCCGAGGCCGATCGAGTCGTGCGTGAACACGAAGATGGACGGCGACTTCATCAGCGCGGCGACGCGCAGCGCGTTGCGGCTGTAGTCCGAGAACGTCAGGAACGTGCCACCGAACGCCTTGTGGCCACCGTGCACCGCGAGGCCGTTGATGGCCGCGCTCATGCCGAATTCGCGCACGCCGTAGTTGACGTAGTCGCCCGCCGCGCCGTTTTCGCCGACGCGCACGTACTTCGCGGCCTTCCAGTTGGTCAGGTTCGAGCCCGTCAGGTCAGCCGAGCCGCCGACGAGTTCCGGCAGCACGGCCACGAGACCTTCGATAGCCTGCTGCGACGCCTTGCGGGTCGCAATGGTTTCAGCGCGCTCGTTCGCGCCGGCGATGATCGCCTGCGCCTTCTCCGCCCAGTCGGCGGGGAGCTTGTTCGCCATGCGGCGCTCGAAATCAGCGGCTTCCTGCGGGTACTTGGCGCGGTAGGCGGCGAACGCGTCGTTCCATTCGCCTTCGATCTTCGCGCCCTTCTCCTTCGCGTCCCACGCTGCGTAGACTTCCGGCGGAATCACGAACGGCGGATAGTGCCAGCCGAGCTTCTCGCGCACGGCCGCGACTTCCTTTTCGCCCAGCGCCGCGCCGTGCACGTCGTGCGTGCCGGCCTTGTTCGGCGAGCCCTCGCCGATCACGGTCTTGCAGCAGATCAGCGTCGGCTTGTCCGATTGCTTCGCCTTCTGGATCGCGGCGTCGACGGCGTCGACATCGTGACCGATCACGCCCGGGATCACGTTCCAGCCGTATGCCTCGAAACGCTTCGGCGTGTCGTCGTGGAACCAGTGGATCACTTCGCCGTCGATCGAAATGCCGTTGTCGTCGTAGAACGCGATCAGCTTGTTCAGCTTCAGCACGCCCGCGAGCGAACAGGCTTCGTGCGAGATGCCTTCCATCAGGCAGCCGTCGCCGAGGAACACGTACGTGTGGTGATCGACGATCTTCGCGTCAGGCTTGTTGAATTCGTTCGCCAGCAGCGACTCGGCGAGCGCCATGCCGACCGAGTTCGCCAGACCCTGGCCGAGCGGGCCCGTGGTCGTCTCGACGCCCGGCGTGATGCCGTATTCCGGGTGGCCCGGCGTCTTCGAATGCAGTTGACGGAAGTTCTTCAGCTCTTCCATCGGCAGGTCGTAACCCGTCAGATGCAGCAGCGAGTACAGCAGCATCGAGCCGTGGCCGTTCGACAGCACGAAGCGGTCGCGATCGGACCAATGCGGGTTTTTCGGGTTGTGGCGCAGGTGCCGCGACCACAGCGCAACACCAATCTCGGCCATGCCCATCGGCATGCCCGGGTGACCGGAGTTCGCTTGTTGAACGGCATCCATGGCGAGCGCGCGGATCGCGTTGGCCATCAGGGAGGTGGGGGCGGGAGACGAGGTCGTCATGTCGATTCCGGAGAATGGTCCAAAAAGCGGAGGCGCCGTTGATGGTCCGGAAGCCGCGCGGCCAGTCTGCTTCGGCGCACGGTGCGGCGCCGGGAGACGCGAGGCGGGCAGAGCAAACGGACAGGGCTGCAAAGCGGGATATTCTAACAGATAGCCGGGCTCCTCTTCGGCCATAGGACGGGCGTTTCCGCGCGATCCGGCGCGCATGGCCGCCCGGCTGGCACACGCTGCGAAAGCCGTCGCGGCGTCATGCAGACTGAATCTGCCATCCGCTTGCGCGCGTTTGATAGCGTGCAATCTTCAGAACTTTTGCGGCACTCTCTGAATCATTCTCTGTGTTGACACCATTCACGAATCCGCAAGGCAAGCACAATCCGCGCGATTTTCCCGGCAAGATGCTGCGAAAATTCGGAGGCGCCTGACGCTGGAAATGTCACCACGCGCTTCATTATTCGCCGTTCGTCGCGTATCCAGCGATAAACTAAGCCGATTCTTAGAGCGTTAGCTATGAGACTGCTGCAAAATTCATCGCTTCTTCGGCACCGGCCGCCTCAAGGCACACACTGGTAGCGAAGGCGATGTCATGACGACCCACTGGTTCAGGAGAGTTCGATGACTGCCTCACGCCCAGCCGGAGTGCCGTGGCTGACGCCGTATCTGACCGTCCGCGACGCGCGCACCTCGATCGCGTTCTTCGAGGCGGCGTTTGGTTTCCGGGTCCGGGACAGCGTGCATGACGACGGCGCTGTCATGCATGTCGAGATGACGTATCAGGATCAATTGATCGTGATGTTCGCGCCGGAAGGCGCATTCGGCTCGACGGCGAAAACGCCGAAAAGCGCCGCCACGACGGCTCCTCAATCGTTTTACCTTTATGTCGACGATGTCGACACGGTCTATGCGCGGGCCATTGCGGCCGGCGCCAGGTCGCTGAGCGAACCGCAAGATCAGTTCTGGGGCGATCGATTTGCCCAGATCGAAGATCTCGACGGCTACCGCTGGGCGTTAGCCTGCCATCTGTCTTGAATGAATGAGAACTTTCCTTATGCCTCGCTTCTTCGTCGGCACCCCGTTCAAAACCGACGACATCGTTTCTCTGCCGGATGAAGTCAACCGGCACGTGCGTGTCCTGCGTCTGCAACCGGGCGACACCGTGAGCCTGTTCAACGGCACCGGCGGTGAATACGGCGCCGAAATCGTCGATATGGATCGACATGGAACCATTGTCCGGATCGGCCCGTTCCGTGAGGTCGAGGCTGAACCGCCCTATCAGTTGACGCTGGCGCAAGGTATCGCCGGCAGCGACAAGATGGACTGGCTGATCGAAAAGGCGACCGAACTCGGCGCCTCCGAATTCGTCCCGCTCACGACCACGCGCAGCGTCGTGCGCCTGTCCGGCGAGCGCGCGCAGCGCCGCCAGGTTCACTGGCAGCGGATCGTGCAGGCGTCGTGCGAGCAGTGCGGGCGCAACCGCCTGCCCGAAGTGATGCCGACGCGCGAACTCGCCACGTGGCTCAGCTCGATGCCGAAGCAGCCCGTCGACGGTGAGTTGCGCCTGCTGCTGTCGCCGCGCGCGAGCGTGCCCTTCTCCGCCCTGCCCAGCGAGCCGCCAGCAGTTCGCGCGCTGGTGCTGGTCGGCCCGGAAGGCGGCTTTTCGGCTGCCGAAGAAGCAGCGGCGGCAGGCCACGGTTTCACGGCTGTCGGTCTCGGCCCGCGCGTGCTGCGAACCGAGACGGCAGGCATCGCCGTACTGTCCGCGCTGGCTGCGCGCTGGGGCGGCTGGTAAACAAAGCAAGGCAGTCTCGCGGCGCCTTCGTCCGAAGTAAGTCCGCGCAAGAATGCAAAAGGCCCGCCAACCGGCGGGCCTTTCTTATTCCAGATCAAACTCAGGCAAACGAGTAAAACACCCGGAACGCCACCTTGCGCTCGGCCCAGAATTCCGCCGCTTCACGGAACACGTCGAGCAGCGTTTCGCGCGCTTCCTTGTCGAATTTGATCGCGATAGGCAGCGCTTCGAGCACGATGACGAATCCCGGCTGCGAGCCAGCCTTGTGAACGAGGTCAGTCAGCGAGTCGTACAGCGCGTCGTAATTCTTGCCGAAATGCTTCGGAAACAGGAACGACGTCGCGATCGTTTCCATCACTTCCTGCTTGGACTGGGCATTGCCCACAAATGCGTAGAGGAAATGCTGACCGAGCCGACTGGCTTCGTCGGCGAGATCCTGCACGCGGAACGCGCGGATCGACTGCACGATGTTCGGTCGTACGGTCTGGAAAAGACTCATGCGCTCCTCTTCCGATGAAAGGCCCGTACTGGCTTCGTTCTGGACGTCACGGACCTGGCCGGCATCGCGCATCTGCATGACGCGCTGGAACATATTGCCGTCGCCGGCCGCGAGAAAATCCGTCGCGACTTTCGAGTCGTGCGCGTAGACGTTGTCGCTCATGCCGATTATCCCGATGTCATTCAATAATGCGATTAAAACTGGCGTAGTGGTCGTCTGAGTAATAACAATTGGTGGTCCGCCTGAGCGGGCCTCCACAGACTATGCGGCGTGCGCCGCGGTCGCGGGCGCCTGGCGTGGGAACGGTGTATTCGTGGTAATAGCCGCGCCGGTGCGGCGGCAGCAACCGCTCACGATTGCCGAATACGACGCCGTCCTTCTCATACGGATAAGGCCCGCCAGCTGCAATCAAGTTCAATGTGGTGACAGCTTGCGGCGGCAATTGCGCCACCGCGATGGTGCCTCCGGCCTGTTCCTGCTGTGCTTCCCGGGCCAGGGCGCCTGCCGGAAAGCCGCCTGAGCCACAGACCAGGCCGCCAACCGTCAAGCCGGCGATCAGCACGCCGTCGCGGAGCCACTTGCGTGCCATGAGTCCAGAATTCCCGCTGTTGACTAACGAGTTTGACGACCATGAAAGTCGTAAGGGTATCGCTAATGTCTTTTGGAATCAATGTTCATTGGTCGGACGAAAGGCCGTCCAGGCGAAACCGGCAGAGCGCCGACGCCGGAAATGACACATCTTGACAAAGTTTTTAGCCCAGGTGAGATAAAGTTATCCCTAAGGCAAGATGTTGGACGACGTTCATGCCTCGTCGTCCGGACAGTTCGCACAACGGATTCATGTCACGCGTCTGCCTTTTGCGGGATGGCTAATCCCCAGCCATTGCTCGAAGGCGTGCCCATTGCGGGCACGCCTCTTTTTTTGCCTGCGCGGGCTAAAAACAAACAGCCCGCGCCGAAACAACGACAGATTTAACGCGTAGCGTTCACATCGGCGACGAGCAGCGCCGTCATGTTGACGATCCGGCGAACCGTTGCCGAAGGCGTCAGCACGTGCACCGGCTGCGCCGCGCCGAGCAGGATCGGCCCGATCGCGATGTTGTTTCCGGCTGCCGTCTTCAGCAGGTTGTAGGAGATGTTGGCGGCGTCGATGTTCGGCAGCACCAGCAGGTTCGCGTCGCCTTCCAGCGTCGAATCCGCGAGGATTTCCTTGCGCAGGTTCGCGTCGAGTGCGAGGTCGCCGTGCATTTCGCCGTCCACCTGCAGATGCGGCGCACGTTCCTGCAAGATCGCCAGCACATCGCGCATTTTCTGTGCAGAAGGCGCGTTGCTCGTGCCGAAATTCGAGTGCGACAGCAGCGCGATCTTCGGCTCGATGCCGAAGCGCTGCACCTCTTCCGCCGCCATGATCGTGATCTCGGCCAGTTCTTCCGCCGTCGGATCGACGTTCACGTGCGTATCGACGAGGAAAATCTGGCGGTTCGGCAGCACCAGCGCGTTCATCGCTGCGTAGACCTTCGCGCCTTCTTTCTTGCCGATCACCTGATCGATGAAGTGCAGGTGGCGGTGCGTCGTGCTGACCGTGCCGCAGATCATGCCGTCGGCATGACCCTTCTTCACCAGCATCGACCCGATCAGCGTCGTGCGGCGGCGCATTTCCAGCTTCGCCATCTGCTCGGTGAAGCCCTTGCGCGCCATCATCTTGTGATACGTCTGCCAGAAGTCGCGGTAGCGCTCGTCGTGGTCGGTGTTGACGATCGTGTAGTCCTGGCCGTTCACCAGACGCAGGCCGTACTTCGCGATACGTTGTTCGATCACAGCCGGACGGCCGATCAGGATCGGCTTCGCGAGCTTTTCGTCGACGGCGATCTGCACCGCGCGCAGCACGCGCTCTTCTTCGCCTTCCGCGAACACGATGCGCTTCTTCTCCGGCTCGACGCCGCGCGCGAGCTGGAAGATCGGCTTCATCGTCGTGCCGCTGTGGTAGACGAACTGCTGCAGATGCTGCTTGTACGCCTCCATGTCCTCGATCGGACGCGTGGCGACGCCCGAGTCCATCGCGGCCTGCGCAACGGCAGGCGCGATCTGGACGATCAGGCGCGGATCGAAAGGCTTCGGAATCAGATATTCCGGACCGAACGACAGATCCTGAATACCGTAAGCCGTCGCGACGATGTCAGATTGTTCCTGGCGAGCCAGTTCCGCGATCGCGTTGACCGCGGCAATTTCCATTTCCTTCGTAATCACCGTCGCGCCGACGTCGAGCGCGCCGCGGAAGATGAACGGGAAGCACAGAACGTTGTTGACCTGGTTCGGATAGTCGGTGCGGCCCGTCGCGAGCACGGCGTCGGGGCGCACTTCCAGCGCGAGTTCCGGCAGGATTTCCGGCGTCGGGTTGGCAAGCGCGAGAATCAGCGGCTTGTCGGCCATCTGCTTGACCATGTCCTGCTTGAGCACGCCACCCGCCGACAGGCCGAGAAACACGTCCGCGCCGCCCATCACTTCCGCCAGCGTGCGTGCGTCCGTTTCGCGCGCGAAGCGCTCCTTGTCCGGGTCCATCAGTTCCGTGCGGCCCTTGTAGACCACGCCGGCGAGGTCGGTCACGTAGATGTTCTCGAGCGGCATGCCGAGATCGACCAGCAGGTTCAGACACGCCAGCGACGCGGCGCCCGCGCCCGACGCAACCAGCTTCACTTCCTTGATGCTCTTGC
Proteins encoded in this window:
- a CDS encoding 16S rRNA (uracil(1498)-N(3))-methyltransferase, producing the protein MPRFFVGTPFKTDDIVSLPDEVNRHVRVLRLQPGDTVSLFNGTGGEYGAEIVDMDRHGTIVRIGPFREVEAEPPYQLTLAQGIAGSDKMDWLIEKATELGASEFVPLTTTRSVVRLSGERAQRRQVHWQRIVQASCEQCGRNRLPEVMPTRELATWLSSMPKQPVDGELRLLLSPRASVPFSALPSEPPAVRALVLVGPEGGFSAAEEAAAAGHGFTAVGLGPRVLRTETAGIAVLSALAARWGGW
- a CDS encoding barstar family protein; the encoded protein is MSDNVYAHDSKVATDFLAAGDGNMFQRVMQMRDAGQVRDVQNEASTGLSSEEERMSLFQTVRPNIVQSIRAFRVQDLADEASRLGQHFLYAFVGNAQSKQEVMETIATSFLFPKHFGKNYDALYDSLTDLVHKAGSQPGFVIVLEALPIAIKFDKEARETLLDVFREAAEFWAERKVAFRVFYSFA
- a CDS encoding NADP-dependent malic enzyme, coding for MSTPVNTKLREAALDYHEFPTPGKIAIAPTKQMINQRDLALAYSPGVAFACEAIVENPLNAARFTARSNLVGVVSNGTAVLGLGNIGPLASKPVMEGKAVLFKKFAGIDVFDIELNESDPHKLVEVIAALEPTFGGINLEDIKAPDCFIVERECRKRMKIPVFHDDQHGTAIVVAAAVTNGLKVVGKSIKEVKLVASGAGAASLACLNLLVDLGMPLENIYVTDLAGVVYKGRTELMDPDKERFARETDARTLAEVMGGADVFLGLSAGGVLKQDMVKQMADKPLILALANPTPEILPELALEVRPDAVLATGRTDYPNQVNNVLCFPFIFRGALDVGATVITKEMEIAAVNAIAELARQEQSDIVATAYGIQDLSFGPEYLIPKPFDPRLIVQIAPAVAQAAMDSGVATRPIEDMEAYKQHLQQFVYHSGTTMKPIFQLARGVEPEKKRIVFAEGEEERVLRAVQIAVDEKLAKPILIGRPAVIEQRIAKYGLRLVNGQDYTIVNTDHDERYRDFWQTYHKMMARKGFTEQMAKLEMRRRTTLIGSMLVKKGHADGMICGTVSTTHRHLHFIDQVIGKKEGAKVYAAMNALVLPNRQIFLVDTHVNVDPTAEELAEITIMAAEEVQRFGIEPKIALLSHSNFGTSNAPSAQKMRDVLAILQERAPHLQVDGEMHGDLALDANLRKEILADSTLEGDANLLVLPNIDAANISYNLLKTAAGNNIAIGPILLGAAQPVHVLTPSATVRRIVNMTALLVADVNATR
- a CDS encoding VOC family protein, which codes for MTASRPAGVPWLTPYLTVRDARTSIAFFEAAFGFRVRDSVHDDGAVMHVEMTYQDQLIVMFAPEGAFGSTAKTPKSAATTAPQSFYLYVDDVDTVYARAIAAGARSLSEPQDQFWGDRFAQIEDLDGYRWALACHLS
- the tkt gene encoding transketolase yields the protein MTTSSPAPTSLMANAIRALAMDAVQQANSGHPGMPMGMAEIGVALWSRHLRHNPKNPHWSDRDRFVLSNGHGSMLLYSLLHLTGYDLPMEELKNFRQLHSKTPGHPEYGITPGVETTTGPLGQGLANSVGMALAESLLANEFNKPDAKIVDHHTYVFLGDGCLMEGISHEACSLAGVLKLNKLIAFYDDNGISIDGEVIHWFHDDTPKRFEAYGWNVIPGVIGHDVDAVDAAIQKAKQSDKPTLICCKTVIGEGSPNKAGTHDVHGAALGEKEVAAVREKLGWHYPPFVIPPEVYAAWDAKEKGAKIEGEWNDAFAAYRAKYPQEAADFERRMANKLPADWAEKAQAIIAGANERAETIATRKASQQAIEGLVAVLPELVGGSADLTGSNLTNWKAAKYVRVGENGAAGDYVNYGVREFGMSAAINGLAVHGGHKAFGGTFLTFSDYSRNALRVAALMKSPSIFVFTHDSIGLGEDGPTHQSIEHVSSLRLIPHMEVWRPADTVETAVAWTQAVEHHGPSCLIFSRQNLAFNPRTDAQIANIAKGGYVLKDWNEDIPARKIILIATGSEVELAMKAVEPLAREGIAARVVSMPATTTFDKQDAEYRERVLPHGVRRVAIEAGVTDFWRKYVGLEGGVVGIDVFGESAPAGELFKYFGFTVEKVVETAKAALG
- a CDS encoding ribonuclease translates to MARKWLRDGVLIAGLTVGGLVCGSGGFPAGALAREAQQEQAGGTIAVAQLPPQAVTTLNLIAAGGPYPYEKDGVVFGNRERLLPPHRRGYYHEYTVPTPGARDRGARRIVCGGPLRRTTNCYYSDDHYASFNRIIE